A section of the Festucalex cinctus isolate MCC-2025b chromosome 7, RoL_Fcin_1.0, whole genome shotgun sequence genome encodes:
- the LOC144022152 gene encoding uncharacterized protein LOC144022152 isoform X4, translating into MKFQLLLPLTIGLTVALVVIIKTRKQEHDQVDKRNRFERMKLRVTNDLLGEHQTEKISLENKIESAQKEEKALQTDTESCEQKAQKKKKAVEACQLSVKSVQKKVPNLEGELRNLQGETSKEKDSWIAKLESLKKEQQAPSALCGFLKKGADSAKKLCGVEPEAPKIEAPKTAQPKAETPKPEKPKAETPKPEKSKAEAPKQEAKS; encoded by the exons ATGAAGTTTCAACTGCTGCTGCCTCTTACCATTGGGTTGACCGTGGCCTTGGTGGTGATCATTAAAACCCGCAAACAAGAGCACGATCAAGTGGACAAACGGAACAGGTTCGAGCGTATGAAGCTGCGGGTGACGAACGACCTGCTGGGCGAGCACCAAACGGAAAAGATCTCCTTGGAGAATAAAATCGAGAGCGCCCAAAAGGAGGAGAAAGCTTTGCAGACCGATACTGAGTCGTGTGAGCAGAAAGcgcagaaaaagaagaaagcgGTGGAAGCGTGCCAACTTTCTGTG aaatcagtgcAAAAAAAGGTGCCCAATCTTGAAGGAGAACTCCGTAATTTGCAAG GTGAAACGAGTAAAGAGAAGGACTCATGGATTGCCAAACTGGAATCACTGAAAAAGGAACAACAGGCGCCCAGTGCACTGTGCGGCTTTTTGAAGAAAGGAGCAGACTCTGCAAA gAAATTGTGTGGCGTTGAACCAGAAGCACCAAAGATAGAAGCACCTAAGACAGCACAGCCAAAGGCAGAGACCCCTAAACCAGAGAAACCAAAGGCAGAGACCCCGAAACCAGAGAAGTCAAAGGCAGAGGCCCCTAAACAAGAAGCAAAGAGTTGA
- the LOC144022152 gene encoding uncharacterized protein LOC144022152 isoform X3 → MNVTTRATRHPGVNRMKFQLLLPLTIGLTVALVVIIKTRKQEHDQVDKRNRFERMKLRVTNDLLGEHQTEKISLENKIESAQKEEKALQTDTESCEQKAQKKKKAVEACQLSVKSVQKKVPNLEGELRNLQGETSKEKDSWIAKLESLKKEQQAPSALCGFLKKGADSAKKLCGVEPEAPKIEAPKTAQPKAETPKPEKPKAETPKPEKSKAEAPKQEAKS, encoded by the exons ATGAACGTCACAACCAG AGCGACGAGACATCCCGGTGTGAATAGGATGAAGTTTCAACTGCTGCTGCCTCTTACCATTGGGTTGACCGTGGCCTTGGTGGTGATCATTAAAACCCGCAAACAAGAGCACGATCAAGTGGACAAACGGAACAGGTTCGAGCGTATGAAGCTGCGGGTGACGAACGACCTGCTGGGCGAGCACCAAACGGAAAAGATCTCCTTGGAGAATAAAATCGAGAGCGCCCAAAAGGAGGAGAAAGCTTTGCAGACCGATACTGAGTCGTGTGAGCAGAAAGcgcagaaaaagaagaaagcgGTGGAAGCGTGCCAACTTTCTGTG aaatcagtgcAAAAAAAGGTGCCCAATCTTGAAGGAGAACTCCGTAATTTGCAAG GTGAAACGAGTAAAGAGAAGGACTCATGGATTGCCAAACTGGAATCACTGAAAAAGGAACAACAGGCGCCCAGTGCACTGTGCGGCTTTTTGAAGAAAGGAGCAGACTCTGCAAA gAAATTGTGTGGCGTTGAACCAGAAGCACCAAAGATAGAAGCACCTAAGACAGCACAGCCAAAGGCAGAGACCCCTAAACCAGAGAAACCAAAGGCAGAGACCCCGAAACCAGAGAAGTCAAAGGCAGAGGCCCCTAAACAAGAAGCAAAGAGTTGA
- the LOC144022152 gene encoding uncharacterized protein LOC144022152 isoform X1: MVLFKLVLSEKHLARRQFCNTTHVIRATRHPGVNRMKFQLLLPLTIGLTVALVVIIKTRKQEHDQVDKRNRFERMKLRVTNDLLGEHQTEKISLENKIESAQKEEKALQTDTESCEQKAQKKKKAVEACQLSVKSVQKKVPNLEGELRNLQGETSKEKDSWIAKLESLKKEQQAPSALCGFLKKGADSAKKLCGVEPEAPKIEAPKTAQPKAETPKPEKPKAETPKPEKSKAEAPKQEAKS, translated from the exons ATGGTACTTTTCAAACTGGTGCTGTCAGAAAAACATCTTGCCAGGCGTCAGTTTTGCAACACTACACATGTCATTCG AGCGACGAGACATCCCGGTGTGAATAGGATGAAGTTTCAACTGCTGCTGCCTCTTACCATTGGGTTGACCGTGGCCTTGGTGGTGATCATTAAAACCCGCAAACAAGAGCACGATCAAGTGGACAAACGGAACAGGTTCGAGCGTATGAAGCTGCGGGTGACGAACGACCTGCTGGGCGAGCACCAAACGGAAAAGATCTCCTTGGAGAATAAAATCGAGAGCGCCCAAAAGGAGGAGAAAGCTTTGCAGACCGATACTGAGTCGTGTGAGCAGAAAGcgcagaaaaagaagaaagcgGTGGAAGCGTGCCAACTTTCTGTG aaatcagtgcAAAAAAAGGTGCCCAATCTTGAAGGAGAACTCCGTAATTTGCAAG GTGAAACGAGTAAAGAGAAGGACTCATGGATTGCCAAACTGGAATCACTGAAAAAGGAACAACAGGCGCCCAGTGCACTGTGCGGCTTTTTGAAGAAAGGAGCAGACTCTGCAAA gAAATTGTGTGGCGTTGAACCAGAAGCACCAAAGATAGAAGCACCTAAGACAGCACAGCCAAAGGCAGAGACCCCTAAACCAGAGAAACCAAAGGCAGAGACCCCGAAACCAGAGAAGTCAAAGGCAGAGGCCCCTAAACAAGAAGCAAAGAGTTGA
- the them4 gene encoding acyl-coenzyme A thioesterase THEM4 isoform X2, whose protein sequence is MAILNISDVSPMQRNANASYTPRDFSLPNSSWSSETMRLYSYYNSQCEVDNDTGEKRGGPWRRLPSYDRFHMSENGESTWTDVSKVEPGSATLIGGVYLNKYIQANAREFTRSIKTAGAAFEYVVFINKEEQRSVCIFQAGYLLEGAPGIVHGGAISTMIDTATGIHATHVYGPVMTVNLNMNYYSPIALGSTVLIESSLDKSTGRKHFISCKVTSSDGSTLHTEATALFLSVNVNVHHPSRM, encoded by the exons ATGGCAATTCTGAACATTTCTGATGTTTCTCCAATGCAGCGCAACGCAAATGCTTCCTATACG CCTCGGGACTTCAGTCTGCCCAACTCTTCATGGAGTTCAGAAACCATGCGCTTGTATAGCTACTACAACAGCCAGTGTGAGGTGGACAATGATACAGGAGAGAAACGGGGGGGACCTTGGAGGAGACTGCCCAGCTATGATCGTTTCCATATGTCGGAAAATGGTGAAAGTACATGGACCGATGTTAGCAAAGTTGAGCCTGGCAGTGCCACGCTGATAG GGGGGGTCTACCTCAACAAGTACATCCAGGCAAATGCTCGTGAGTTTACCCGCAGCATCAAAACAGCTGGAGCTGCATTTgagtatgttgtttttattaacaAAGAAGAGCAAAGAAGTGTCTGCATTTTTCAGGCTGGGTACCTGCTGGAGGGGGCACCAGG GATTGTCCACGGGGGGGCAATCTCCACCATGATTGATACTGCAACTGGGATACACGCTACCCATGTCTATGGACCAGTGATGACTGTCAACCTCAACATGAATTACTACAG CCCTATTGCTCTGGGAAGTACCGTGTTGATTGAATCGTCCCTTGATAAGAGCACCGGTCGGAAACATTTTATTTCCTGTAAAGTGACCAGCAGCGATGGTTCCACATTGCACACAGAAGCAACAG CCCTGTTCCTGTCTGTCAATGTCAATGTCCACCATCCCTCAAGAATGTG
- the them4 gene encoding acyl-coenzyme A thioesterase THEM4 isoform X3, translated as MRLYSYYNSQCEVDNDTGEKRGGPWRRLPSYDRFHMSENGESTWTDVSKVEPGSATLIGGVYLNKYIQANAREFTRSIKTAGAAFEYVVFINKEEQRSVCIFQAGYLLEGAPGIVHGGAISTMIDTATGIHATHVYGPVMTVNLNMNYYSPIALGSTVLIESSLDKSTGRKHFISCKVTSSDGSTLHTEATALFLSVNVNVHHPSRM; from the exons ATGCGCTTGTATAGCTACTACAACAGCCAGTGTGAGGTGGACAATGATACAGGAGAGAAACGGGGGGGACCTTGGAGGAGACTGCCCAGCTATGATCGTTTCCATATGTCGGAAAATGGTGAAAGTACATGGACCGATGTTAGCAAAGTTGAGCCTGGCAGTGCCACGCTGATAG GGGGGGTCTACCTCAACAAGTACATCCAGGCAAATGCTCGTGAGTTTACCCGCAGCATCAAAACAGCTGGAGCTGCATTTgagtatgttgtttttattaacaAAGAAGAGCAAAGAAGTGTCTGCATTTTTCAGGCTGGGTACCTGCTGGAGGGGGCACCAGG GATTGTCCACGGGGGGGCAATCTCCACCATGATTGATACTGCAACTGGGATACACGCTACCCATGTCTATGGACCAGTGATGACTGTCAACCTCAACATGAATTACTACAG CCCTATTGCTCTGGGAAGTACCGTGTTGATTGAATCGTCCCTTGATAAGAGCACCGGTCGGAAACATTTTATTTCCTGTAAAGTGACCAGCAGCGATGGTTCCACATTGCACACAGAAGCAACAG CCCTGTTCCTGTCTGTCAATGTCAATGTCCACCATCCCTCAAGAATGTG
- the LOC144022152 gene encoding uncharacterized protein LOC144022152 isoform X2, with the protein MVLFKLVLSEKHLARRQFCNTTHVIRATRHPGVNRMKFQLLLPLTIGLTVALVVIIKTRKQEHDQVDKRNRFERMKLRVTNDLLGEHQTEKISLENKIESAQKEEKALQTDTESCEQKAQKKKKAVEACQLSVKSVQKKVPNLEGELRNLQGETSKEKDSWIAKLESLKKEQQAPSALCGFLKKGADSAKKLCGVEPEAPKIEAPKTAQPKAETPKPEKSKAEAPKQEAKS; encoded by the exons ATGGTACTTTTCAAACTGGTGCTGTCAGAAAAACATCTTGCCAGGCGTCAGTTTTGCAACACTACACATGTCATTCG AGCGACGAGACATCCCGGTGTGAATAGGATGAAGTTTCAACTGCTGCTGCCTCTTACCATTGGGTTGACCGTGGCCTTGGTGGTGATCATTAAAACCCGCAAACAAGAGCACGATCAAGTGGACAAACGGAACAGGTTCGAGCGTATGAAGCTGCGGGTGACGAACGACCTGCTGGGCGAGCACCAAACGGAAAAGATCTCCTTGGAGAATAAAATCGAGAGCGCCCAAAAGGAGGAGAAAGCTTTGCAGACCGATACTGAGTCGTGTGAGCAGAAAGcgcagaaaaagaagaaagcgGTGGAAGCGTGCCAACTTTCTGTG aaatcagtgcAAAAAAAGGTGCCCAATCTTGAAGGAGAACTCCGTAATTTGCAAG GTGAAACGAGTAAAGAGAAGGACTCATGGATTGCCAAACTGGAATCACTGAAAAAGGAACAACAGGCGCCCAGTGCACTGTGCGGCTTTTTGAAGAAAGGAGCAGACTCTGCAAA gAAATTGTGTGGCGTTGAACCAGAAGCACCAAAGATAGAAGCACCTAAGACAGCACAGCCAAAG GCAGAGACCCCGAAACCAGAGAAGTCAAAGGCAGAGGCCCCTAAACAAGAAGCAAAGAGTTGA